The window TTAAACGCTTGAGCTATTTCATCAGAAATAGCCGATTCCACATCAGACGGTTGGTCGTTTGCTACTAGTAAATCTAAGTTACCTTGAACATACGTATTCTCCGACAAGTAGTTCATCGTTCTTACCATCACCCATGGTCTAGCTAACCCGAGGGTAATCACTTGAAGCAAGAAGTTAGTTAATACTAAAAGCATGTAGCTTTTTATCGTTAATGTCGAAGCAAAACTTAACGTTGAATAGGCCTCATTTTCTTTTCCTTCAAGCACTAATTTAGAGAAAGTATAATTTCTAATTTTTACTTGAATGTAAGCAGCAATCGCAATACTCATAACAATGAAAGCAAAGTAATAAGCAACTACCATTGAAGTCAAACTTCCGTTGTTAGCGATTTCGGATAACGACTCAGGGTTGTTGATCATGTTGAAGCCAACGGCACTGAAGAGAGCCAAGACGGCAACAATAGAGACAATCAGCCAAGCAATCATACTGGTTAAGTATACTTTGAAATAAAAGCCATCTTGGTAATCAGCTTTAAACTGACGATCGCCATAGCGATAACCATTAGAAAAATAATTGGCGATACCGGCAAGTAGCCAGGATTGTAAATAAACATAAGAAGGTATCGATATTAAAATGGCGATGCCACCAGCAATCATGTTCATTTGCATAGTAAATATTATTGCCATGATTGCCGTAAATACGCCGACACCCACAACAAGACCGCGCCCAAGAATTGCCCAATATGCTCCGGAAACAGTACCATGGAAAGAGAAGTGAACATTTCGAAAGCTTGTCATTGCAGAATCAAAACGAGCATTACTGCGAGACAACAATGGCAACAATGCAAAGAAAGCCAGTAATAAAACCAATGCAACCTGAGGAGCAAATTGATTACTGACTCCCCAAGCGACTACACAAATCAACGCAATGATTCGCCCTTTCAATATTTGTATAGGCTTACCATGATATTCAAAGCTATCACTGCCAATAAATGTATTCCCATAAAAGTAACGTTTATTTCGAACTTTTGCCCAAGCCGAGTAAATACCCAATGTGATGACGGATAAAAGGATGTTAACGATCCAAATACCAAAATATTCGTTACCCTTTCCCTTAAAATTCACCCTAGTTTCTAACTGTTTTGTTT of the Vibrio lentus genome contains:
- a CDS encoding YjgN family protein, which codes for METKQLETRVNFKGKGNEYFGIWIVNILLSVITLGIYSAWAKVRNKRYFYGNTFIGSDSFEYHGKPIQILKGRIIALICVVAWGVSNQFAPQVALVLLLAFFALLPLLSRSNARFDSAMTSFRNVHFSFHGTVSGAYWAILGRGLVVGVGVFTAIMAIIFTMQMNMIAGGIAILISIPSYVYLQSWLLAGIANYFSNGYRYGDRQFKADYQDGFYFKVYLTSMIAWLIVSIVAVLALFSAVGFNMINNPESLSEIANNGSLTSMVVAYYFAFIVMSIAIAAYIQVKIRNYTFSKLVLEGKENEAYSTLSFASTLTIKSYMLLVLTNFLLQVITLGLARPWVMVRTMNYLSENTYVQGNLDLLVANDQPSDVESAISDEIAQAFNVDLGIG